Genomic window (Xenopus laevis strain J_2021 chromosome 3S, Xenopus_laevis_v10.1, whole genome shotgun sequence):
AGGtgataaaaaggcaaaaactGGAAGTTAATTCTTTAACTCAGAAGTCATTTTTTACAAAAAGCCATTTAGAATCTGGTTAGCAGTTTACTTTTTTGGAAATGCAAGATAATGGAAAAAATCCAACTTATGAAAGAAGAAGTAATCAATGATTTAAAACAAAGTAGTTTAAAAAgctgtttttgtatttgtatcccCCTAACACAATGACCGACAAATATGAAGGCTGCCCCTTAGTTTAATGGTTTTAATAAACTCAGTAAGCAGAGATATATAGTTTCCTGCATTCTTGTCTGACTTTTGTACTTGTGTGTACTGTTGTGGTGCTCTcaaaattcctttaaaataggTTATCAGGGATATATAGCTTTTGTACCTATTTTAATCTATATTAAACCACTATAGCATCTAAATTGCAATAAACCTCAATCTAGAGCAGTCAAGAGCTGATAGGGTGATAACAGGAAGCCATATTGCTGACAAATTCATATTTGCACTGTATTGTGGGCTTCTCCACCAGTAGTGcatgctattttttatgtacattaAATCCACCTCCAAATGCACAACAATGGCTGAAAAGAGACAGACATCAGTATGTTAAATGCAACTTATTTGCAGCTTGAAATTCCAATTagctattaaatatatttatatattggtatgaaaattcaaatagCTTTGCATCAAAGTGCCAAACTCACGTGaggtcaatatactgtatatgtattcctGAAACTAGACTTGATAAGGAAGAGAACAACCTATGGCATAAGTAAGTTCAGACACAGCTTTCAAGAAGTGTTGCATCTAAGGCCCATCTAAGGCTGAGTAAAAAGCAATGTCAgaatataattcattctacatTAACAGCAAGACAAAACGTAAAATATCTATAAGGCTGTCTAATGATTTTATGTTATTGTGCATCTCCGTTTAAGGTTTCTGGCTTATAAAgggtgtaatatttttttttaatgtaaaaacatcattttatgtaatttttcaagcttttttaaagCAATTCTTTGTCACACAGATTTGTTCCATTGACTTCCTTGAGTAAAAAATAATGGCATAGGTTGTGTCACTAAaaattacatacatttataaatgcaCTGATGTGTTATTTGTAATGGATTATTTCCATGACTGCCACACACAAAGGAATTTGCATTTATGATGAATATGCATCTAAATATAAAGTTTGATTAGGGTAAAGGATATGTTTCACTTGCAGTGTTTTATATAGGATTATGTTTTTCTGTttggtaaaaacaataaaaattaaaaatatataaaaaaaaaccagtaacaCCACCCATTGTAACAGTACCCATCATGTGTAATTCTGCAacaaagggttgttcacttttaaataaattttcagtatgatgcagacagtaatattctgagacaataccTAATTGGATTCCTTGTTTAAAATTTGTGTGTAGCTTtttgtgcagcagctctccagatggAATTTCATCAGCTAACTGGTTGCCAGGGTTCAGTTTCCatagcagtggtttgaatgagagactagagtGTGTATAGAAGAACAGAAagatttgtattaaaatataacaacAACGGGCACCTGCCAAGGTTGCCCATTGTCCCCCTTATTATTCGCCCTGGCGATAGAACCCTTGGCTCTTGCAATTCGTAGTGCCCATAATATTTCAGGCCTCAAATATAAAACATGTGAGGAACGCATAGCGCTATATGCTGATGACATTTTGTTATTTCTGGCTGATCCCGATTTATCCCTACACACTGCGCTGACCATTGTCCAGGAGTTTGGGAGATACTCTAGTTTAAAGATTAACTGGGATAAGTCCCTCATACTGCCTCTTGATAATATTCCCCAACACTTATGTCCCTCTAACATTCCACTTGTTCTAGAGTTAAATATCTTGGGGTCAATGGCAGCCTTACCGAACTTGACTTTTTGGATCTTAATCTAATCCCTCTACTAGGAAAATTCACTTCGGCAGTCACGTCCTGGAAACAATTGCCGCTTACTATGTGGgggaaaataaacctttttaaaatcaTATACTTGCCTAAATTCTTGTATCTGTTTAGGAACTCCCCGACCACCATTCCTACCTCCTACTTTAAGAAAGTGAATTCCATTCTAATTTCATTTGTATGGTCGGGCAAACAATCGAGACTCTCCTGGAAATTGTTAGTCGCCCCAATCTCGAAGGGTGGGTTGGGTTTGCCGGACCTTTGGGGCTTAGTATTACTTAGCAGCACAACTGTCTCATATTCACACTTGGTTCAACCCTGATCCGGAAGACCCTAACATGCTCCTACACGCCCTCATATTGGGATCGCTAGAGTCACTTTCACTGTGTCCCATGCGCAAATTGAGGGACTCTACTTTTTTACCACCTGTACTGAAGGCCCCTTACCTAGCCTGGCAGGAGGCTCTCCGTATATTTGGGATCAAGCCGTTTCTCATTTCACCCCATACTCCACTCTGGGGGAACTCTCACCTTCCTCATTTCAGGAATCTTCTAGACTTTATATATTggcctaatttgcaaattaaatgcCTAAGAGACTTGCTTGACCAGGGCACTCTCCTAACTCTACCCAAGCTCCAGGAAAGATATCCAAACCGCCCAATTGACCCCTTTAGATATATGCAATTGCAACATGCCTTTAGGGGTCAATTTGGTGGATGTAACCCAATTTATCATAAGTTTGCGGTCACCAATGTGCTCCATTCCCCGGATTCTCAGAAGCTGGTCTCGGTTTTATATAagtccctattggaggcaaaaccttcTCCCTTTCAGTTAGCCTTTGCAAAATGGCAGTTGATTTTGCCCTCGATTACAGACGATATGTGGGAAGAGGCCACTGACAGAATGTACTACTATCTGATCTCCACACGTGATAGGTTGATTAGCTTCAAAATCCTACATCTGTACTATTACTCCCCTAAGAGACTCAATAGGATTTTTCCGAATAAATCTCCGCTGTGTCCCCGCTGCTCATGCCCCTCCGCAGACTTCCTTCATGTTCTATGGGTCTGTCCCAAAGTTCAGAATTTTTGGAGTAGAGTGGTGCAATGTCTCAGTGACTACTTGGATTTGCCTCAGGTCATTTCTCCCGAAGCTTGTATCCTGGGGGTAGTGGATGATCTAGTCCCTCAAAAGTATACGAGAATCCTATATAGGACATTACTGTTTTATGCTAGGAAAGCCATTATTCAACATTGGCTACAACCTGTACCTCCCTCTTTTGATCACTGGGTAAATCTAGTGAATCGCATGCTTCCAATGATTAAGATAACGTATGAAGCTCGTGGCATGCCTGATAAATTCGTCAAAATTTGGGAGAAATGGCTTGATGCCTTTCCTCTGCAACATGATGGGTAACTTATCTAATTACTGTCATTTTCCTGCTGTATCATTATGTAACTGTAAAGTTCTTGTGTTGATACTTGGACTCTATGATATATGTTGATTGTATGCTTTTCAATGGCTTGTCGAAtgtgcaataaaaacttttaaaaaaaataaatatataacaacaacaaaaaaattgtagcctcaaagagtaAACATTTTTGGCTGCTGAAGTCAGTCAGCCATTTGttgaacaaattatttaaaatctataaaaaatgttaaaaattaagaaaaaacgtacaagaataggacattctataacataccaaggTGAACTCCTCCTTTAACAAAGGTCAAAAAATGTCTCCACATTTTAAATAGGTAATTTACACTTTTCTACCGTGTTCTGTGTAATACATTTTATGTTGAAAAATGTgctgtgctttttatttattgtttggtaTGTGTTGTGCCCAGGGCTGTCCACATGCATGACCCTTACATGGTTGCCACAACTGCATGATTCACTCATTGCAAACCATCCAGGGGTTGTAGAAATattcaaacatacaaaaaagaaaacattgatcaacgcacattccctggtcccctgtttcacaaatgAATTTAGTATCCAAGTGAATGCATGTATTTTGTAAAACAgcgtttttttagttacaaaattatgacaataaaattgataagccaccatacctcGTCAAAGTAAACCctatatggtggtcctaactgttaacctctggtcaagttttttctggGTTGGCACCTCCCTGTGTAGTAGCATGTCATGGGCTTGATCCTCCCCATGCCAGTAGCATTTTATCAGGGGAGAGGTTTGCCAATAccaaagcattgatttttttttacacagacgtGTTCCTTCCTCCCCACTTAAGGCTTTTAAAAGAGAGTGATTACTCAGACCAGCACCAAAGAACTGATCTAACTGGGCTCGATCCTCTCCTATGCCACAGCATTTATAGGGGAGAGGTTGCCCTGATTGAAGCAACAGTGTCATAGGCTTGTCCTTCCCCCCTGTCTGCGGCTTTTAAAAGAGAGTGATTGCCAACACCTATTCTTAAAGACATAAGACTACCATTAAAGGAACAAGTGTGGGACGCTAAAACCACATGGAAGTCTGGCCATTCTTCCTGCAGAAGAACTCTAGGCACTCTGTTGAAGAAGACGAAAAAGGGgcagttgtgggagcactcccaggccaaataaaaatacaaagaaagtgcagctgatctggctaggatagttacaaacatacaaaaaaaaaaaaaaatcaatgcacattccctggtcccctgtttcacaaatgaatttagtatccaagctaatgcatgtattttgcaaaataggttttttttagttacaaaattatgatcataaaattgataagccacctgGCATgtaccttatacaggtataggattcgttatctagaaatccgttatccagaaagctccaaatcacgggaagcccatctcccatagactctattttattcaaataatttacatttttaaaaatgatttcctttatctcagtaataatagataagtaccatgtacttgctttttagtagatttaaggtatagagatccaaataacagaaagacccccttatccagacctgttatccaggcccggactggcaatctgtgggttctggcaaatgccagaggggctgctgtatggttccatagaaagttaccatatagtgggctggtagggggccgtttgggcccctgtgtacttggaattgcagggcctattttgtcTACCAATCCACGCCTGCTGttatccattctggataacaggtcccatacctgtatattagtaGCTTCTTAAGTTTCCATTTCAACTTTTTCTACCTTTTCAGATAAGTAATTCCAATTATTTGAGCCCTTCTTGGACTCCCCACTGAGACTAGCTATGAAAGGGGTACAGTAAATATCTAGCCTCAAGGTGGGTAGTCTATGTTTATGGGAGAGACTATGTTTCCTATATAACTTTTCTAAGTGACGAAAACAGAATAGGATTATAACGTGTTCTCTCAAACTGTGGTGCTGTGGAAgcatattacatatattaatgCCAAATACTAAAGGAAAATGTGTATTAGGTGAAAACAGTCTATAGGCCTTATTGCAGAACATACTATGAATAATATATTATCATGCtagtaaaagaagaaaaaataaaattctatatatagaaaatagaaacagGGGAAGTAATACTAATAtttcaccaaaagaaaaaaaatgtatgcaactcCACAGGGTCTGGTAGTTAGCTGGTTAATTCATCCTTTGTGTTTCTGCACTTTCTGTGATACAAGCTGTAAACTGGCTGACATAACTAAAAGAGGCCAATTAATGAAGCACACCTACTGTTGTTAACTAGGTTAACCATGTCTTATAATGAAATAACTGTTTGCTGTGTTTTAACAAGAGTTTTCAGTCCATGTGACTTCCTGTCCCATAGAGCTCATATTCACATTTTTGGTTTCACCAATTGAGTGTCTCAAATGACATAGTAATGACATAGGGACGTACTGGGTATGCCTGTGTATGGAAACATGATCTGGGTAAGGGTCGGCAACCATTTTTTGGCAAGCCCTGACACCTAGCTGAACAGTTTGAAGCTGTCAATGAGCTGAAAACTAATAATGTTGCTATACTGtacaacaataaatacatttttacaggtccatcttttttttcaaaagataacaatctaaatactgtacatatataattgttataatatataatataatccacAGTCCACAGTCTGTTTTTGGCTTCATGTGCTGAGTAAAAGAACTGTACCCTTCTAATAGCTgtgaaaaacttgattcaaagcTGCTTTTTAAATCTATCCAGACAGTCTCCTGTTTCTGTTATAACATGGCAAATAGGGACACTGCAGTCTACAGATGGGATTCATTTTAACTTTACAGAACAACATAGTATGCAGTTTTGTCCATATTAAAGAGCACACACAGGATGATGATCCCTTATGGTCATGTTCATATAATTTTCTGTACAAACTGTATATGAGCAAAATGTGTTATTAGTCCTACTTGTAGGAGAATCAAAATGGCAGGCAGCCTCAAGGATTGCTCCCCAGTCCTACAAGCATCAGTAATGAAACTGCAGGCTGCCCCAGACCAGTGATTACTGCCTGAAAACACAGGTATTTGATATAATTGGAAAGAGGTTTATGTTAAGTAACTGTCAGTTCAATCCCTGTAAAAGCAGCAGCAAATCAAAACATCCTATGTGCTATTGCTTTAAAGAGCTGTTCTTTCTCAGAGTCCCATATTCCCATCACAGCTTCAGTTGGA
Coding sequences:
- the LOC121402175 gene encoding uncharacterized protein LOC121402175; amino-acid sequence: MLLHALILGSLESLSLCPMRKLRDSTFLPPVLKAPYLAWQEALRIFGIKPFLISPHTPLWGNSHLPHFRNLLDFIYWPNLQIKCLRDLLDQGTLLTLPKLQERYPNRPIDPFRYMQLQHAFRGQFGGCNPIYHKFAVTNVLHSPDSQKLVSVLYKSLLEAKPSPFQLAFAKWQLILPSITDDMWEEATDRMYYYLISTRDRLISFKILHLYYYSPKRLNRIFPNKSPLCPRCSCPSADFLHVLWVCPKVQNFWSRVVQCLSDYLDLPQVISPEACILGVVDDLVPQKYTRILYRTLLFYARKAIIQHWLQPVPPSFDHWVNLVNRMLPMIKITYEARGMPDKFVKIWEKWLDAFPLQHDG